Proteins found in one Hippopotamus amphibius kiboko isolate mHipAmp2 chromosome 12, mHipAmp2.hap2, whole genome shotgun sequence genomic segment:
- the ESYT1 gene encoding extended synaptotagmin-1 isoform X2 — protein sequence MERPPGDSPSPVDQPCAPSDPPDRPPTAHAKLDQSSSGNQPAGPGAAGEALAVLTSFGRRLLVLVPVYLAGAMGLSVGFVLFGLALYLGWRRVREEKERSLRVARQLLDDEERLTAKTLYMSHRELPAWVSPVGTHPASQEEAAGRGSCSHCLRVLHLQVSFPDVEKAEWLNKIVAQVWPFLGQYMEKLLAQTVAPAVRGSNPHLQTFTFTRVELGEKPLRILGVKVHSGQRKEQILLDLNISYVGDVQIDVEVKKYFCKAGVKGMQLHGVLRVILEPLIGDVPIVGAVSMFFIRRPTLDINWTGMTNLLDIPGLSSLSDTMIMDSIAAFLVLPNRLLVPLVPDLQDVAQLRSPLPRGIIRIHLLAARGLGSKDKYVKGLIEGKSDPYALVRVGTQTFCSRVIDEELNPKWGETYEVMVHEVPGQEIEVEVFDKDPDKDDFLGRMKLDVGKVLQAGVMDEWFPLQGGQGQVHLRLEWLSLLPDAEKLEQVLQWNRGVSSRPEPPSAAILVIYLDRAQDLPLKKGNKEPNPMVQLSIQDVTQESKAVYSSNCPVWEEAFRFFLQDPRSQELDVQVKDDSRALTLGALTLPLARLLTASELTLDQWFQLSSSGPNSRLYMKLVMRLLYLDSSEVGFPAVPGTPGAWDLDNESPQTGSSVDVPPRPSHTTPDSNFGTENVLRIHVLEAQDLIAKDRFLGGLVKGKSDPYVKLKLAGRSFRSRVVREDLNPRWNEVFEVIVTSIPGQELEAEVFDKDLDKDDFLGRCKVNLTTVLNNGFLEEWLTLEDVPSGRLHLRLERLAPRPTAAELEEVLQVNSLIQTQKSAELAAALLSVYLERAEDLPLRKGTKPPSPYATLAVGDTSHKTKTVSQTSAPVWDESASFLIRKPNTESLELQVRGEGTGALGSLALPLSELLVADGLCLDRWFTLSNGQGQVLLRAQLGILVSQHSGVEAHSHSHSSSSLSEEPELWGGLPHLTSSAPELRQRLTHGDSPPEAPAGPLGQVKLTVWYYSEERKLVSIVHGCRALRQNGRDPPDPYVSLLLLPDKNRGTKRKTSQKKRTLSPEFSERFEWELPLDEALRRKLDVSVKSSSSFMSRERELLGKVQLDLAETDLSQGAAQWYDLTDDKDKGSS from the exons ATGGAGCGCCCTCCTGGAGACAGCCCCAGCCCGGTGGACCAGCCCTGCGCTCCCTCCGACCCCCCTGACCGGCCCCCCACTGCTCACGCAAAGCTGGACCAGAGTTCTTCTGGGAACCAACCTGCCGGCCCAGGCGCGGCGGGTGAGGCCTTGGCGGTGCTGACTTCGTTCGGGCGGAGGTTGCTGGTGCTGGTACCGGTATACCTGGCCGGGGCAATGGGACTCAGCGTGGGTTTTGTGCTCTTCGGCCTCGCCCTCTACCTGGGCTGGCGCCGGGTACGCGAGGAGAAAGAACGGAGCCTTCGAGTAGCGCGGCAGCTGCTGGACGATGAGGAGCGGCTCACGGCGAAAACTCTTTACATGAGCCATCGAGAGCTACCTGCCTGG GTTTCCCCCGTGGGCACCCACCCGGCCTCACAGGAGGAAGCCGCGGGCAGGGGCTCGTGCTCTCACTGTCTCCGTGTCCTCCACCTCCAGGTCAGCTTCCCGGACGTGGAGAAGGCTGAGTGGCTAAATAAG ATTGTGGCCCAGGTCTGGCCATTCCTGGGCCAGTATATGGAGAAGCTTTTGGCCCAAACTGTGGCCCCAGCTGTTCGAGGATCTAACCCCCACCTGCAAACATTTACATTTACACGAGTGGAACTGGGTGAAAAG CCACTGCGCATCCTAGGAGTCAAGGTTCACTCTGGTCAGAGGAAAGAACAGATCCTGCTGGACTTGAACATCAG CTACGTAGGTGATGTACAGATTGATGTGGAAGTGAAGAAATATTTCTGCAAAGCAGGAGTCAAGGGCATGCAG CTACATGGCGTCTTACGGGTGATTCTTGAACCGCTCATTGGGGACGTTCCTATCGTGGGGGCTGTGTCGATGTTCTTTATCCGACGCCCG ACCCTAGATATCAACTGGACAGGGATGACCAACCTGTTGGATATCCCAGGACTCAG CTCCCTCTCTGACACCATGATCATGGACTCCATCGCCGCCTTCCTTGTGTTGCCCAACCGATTACTGGTGCCCCTTGTGCCTGACCTTCAAGATGTGGCCCAGTTGCGTTCCCCTCTTCCCAGG GGCATTATTCGGATTCACCTGCTGGCTGCGCGAGGGCTGGGCTCCAAGGACAAATACGTAAAGGGCCTGATTGAGGGCAAGTCAGACCCCTACGCGCTCGTGCGCGTGGGCACCCAGACATTCTGCAGTCGCGTCATTGATGAGGAACTCAACCCCAAGTGGGGAGAGACTTATGAG GTGATGGTACATGAAGTCCCGGGACAGGAAATTGAGGTAGAGGTGTTTGACAAGGATCCAGACAAAGATGACTTTCTGGGCAG AATGAAGCTGGATGTAGGGAAAGTATTGCAGGCTGGAGTAATGGATGAA TGGTTCCCTCTACAAGGTGGGCAAGGTCAAGTTCACTTAAGGCTAGAATGGCTTTCCCTTTTGCCAGATGCAGAAAAACTGGAGCAG GTTCTACAGTGGAACCGAGGAGTCTCCTCGCGCCCAGAGCCCCCGTCCGCTGCCATCTTAGTCATCTACCTCGATCGGGCCCAGGATCTTCCT CTGAAGAAAGGGAACAAGGAGCCCAACCCCATGGTACAGCTGTCAATTCAGGATGTGACCCAGGAGAGCAAG GCTGTCTATAGCAGCAACTGCCCGGTGTGGGAGGAGGCCTTCCGGTTCTTCCTGCAAGACCCTCGAAGCCAGGAGCTCGATGTGCAG GTGAAGGATGACTCCAGGGCCCTGACTTTAGGGGCATTGACCCTTCCTCTGGCTCGCCTGCTGACTGCCTCTGAACTCACCCTGGACCAGTGGTTCCAGCTCAGCAGCTCTGGCCCCAACTCCCGGCTCTACATGAAACTTGTTATGAGG CTCTTGTACTTGGATTCATCAGAAGTGGGCTTCCCTGCTGTGCCTGGTACTCCTGGAGCTTGGGACCTGGACAACGAGAGCCCCCAGACAGGCAGCAGTGTGGATGTCCCACCTCGCCCCAGTCACACGACTCCTGACAGTAACTTTGGGACGGAG AATGTGCTTCGGATCCATGTGTTAGAGGCCCAGGACCTGATTGCCAAAGACCGTTTCTTGGGCGGATTAGTGAAGGGCAAGTCAGACCCCTATGTCAAACTAAAGCTGGCAGGACGAAGCTTCCGGAGCCGTGTTGTTCGGGAAGATCTCAATCCCCGTTGGAACGAGGTCTTTGAG GTGATCGTCACATCAATTCCAGGCCAAGAGCTAGAGGCTGAGGTTTTTGACAAGGACCTGGACAAGGATGACTTTTTGGGCAG GTGTAAAGTGAATCTCACCACAGTCCTAAACAATGGCTTCCTTGAGGAG TGGCTGACCCTGGAGGATGTCCCTTCTGGCCGCCTACACTTGCGTCTGGAGCGTCTGGCCCCCCGACCCACTGCTGCTGAGTTAGAGGAG GTGCTGCAGGTGAACAGTTTGATCCAGACTCAGAAGAGTGCAGAACTGGCAGCAGCCCTGCTGTCTGTCTACCTGGAGCGGGCTGAGGACCTGCCG CTCCGAAAAGGTACCAAACCTCCCAGCCCTTATGCTACGCTTGCTGTGGGAGATACTTCTCATAAAACTAAG ACTGTTTCCCAAACATCAGCCCCTGTCTGGGATGAGAGTGCCTCCTTTCTCATCAGGAAACCAAACACTGAGAGCCTGGAGTTGCAG GTTCGAGGCGAGGGGACTGGCGCACTGGGCTCGTTAGCCCTGCCCCTCTCCGAGCTCCTCGTGGCTGACGGGCTCTGCCTGGACCGCTGGTTTACACTCAGCAATGGTCAAGGGCAGGTGCTACTGAGAGCACAGCTCGGG ATCCTGGTGTCCCAGCACTCGGGGGTGGAGGctcacagccacagccacagctcCTCATCTCTCAGCGAAGAACCGGAGCTCTGGGGGGGTCTCCCTCACCTCACCTCCTCAGCCCCAGAGCTCCGGCAGCGCCTGACACATGGTGACAG TCCCCCTGAGGCTCCAGCCGGGCCTCTGGGCCAGGTGAAACTGACCGTTTGGTACTACAGTGAAGAACGAAAGCTGGTCAGCATCGTTCACGGCTGCCG GGCCCTTCGGCAGAATGGACGGGATCCCCCCGACCCCTACGTGTCACTGTTGCTCCTGCCAGACAAGAACCGGGGCACCAAGAGGAAGACCTCACAGAAGAAGAGGACCCTAAGTCCTGAATTCAGTGAGCG GTTTGAGTGGGAACTGCCCCTGGATGAGGCCCTTCGGCGAAAGCTGGATGTCTCTGTGAAGTCTAGTTCCTCCTTCATGTCAAGAGAGCGTGAGCTGCTGGGGAAG GTGCAGCTGGACCTCGCCGAGACAGACCTTTCCCAGGGTGCAGCCCAGTG GTATGACCTCACGGATGACAAGGACAAAGGCAGCTCCTAG
- the ESYT1 gene encoding extended synaptotagmin-1 isoform X3, with product MERPPGDSPSPVDQPCAPSDPPDRPPTAHAKLDQSSSGNQPAGPGAAGEALAVLTSFGRRLLVLVPVYLAGAMGLSVGFVLFGLALYLGWRRVREEKERSLRVARQLLDDEERLTAKTLYMSHRELPAWVSFPDVEKAEWLNKIVAQVWPFLGQYMEKLLAQTVAPAVRGSNPHLQTFTFTRVELGEKPLRILGVKVHSGQRKEQILLDLNISYVGDVQIDVEVKKYFCKAGVKGMQLHGVLRVILEPLIGDVPIVGAVSMFFIRRPTLDINWTGMTNLLDIPGLSSLSDTMIMDSIAAFLVLPNRLLVPLVPDLQDVAQLRSPLPRGIIRIHLLAARGLGSKDKYVKGLIEGKSDPYALVRVGTQTFCSRVIDEELNPKWGETYEVMVHEVPGQEIEVEVFDKDPDKDDFLGRMKLDVGKVLQAGVMDEWFPLQGGQGQVHLRLEWLSLLPDAEKLEQVLQWNRGVSSRPEPPSAAILVIYLDRAQDLPLKKGNKEPNPMVQLSIQDVTQESKAVYSSNCPVWEEAFRFFLQDPRSQELDVQVKDDSRALTLGALTLPLARLLTASELTLDQWFQLSSSGPNSRLYMKLVMRLLYLDSSEVGFPAVPGTPGAWDLDNESPQTGSSVDVPPRPSHTTPDSNFGTENVLRIHVLEAQDLIAKDRFLGGLVKGKSDPYVKLKLAGRSFRSRVVREDLNPRWNEVFEVIVTSIPGQELEAEVFDKDLDKDDFLGRCKVNLTTVLNNGFLEEWLTLEDVPSGRLHLRLERLAPRPTAAELEEVLQVNSLIQTQKSAELAAALLSVYLERAEDLPLRKGTKPPSPYATLAVGDTSHKTKTVSQTSAPVWDESASFLIRKPNTESLELQVRGEGTGALGSLALPLSELLVADGLCLDRWFTLSNGQGQVLLRAQLGILVSQHSGVEAHSHSHSSSSLSEEPELWGGLPHLTSSAPELRQRLTHGDSAISSSHSPPEAPAGPLGQVKLTVWYYSEERKLVSIVHGCRALRQNGRDPPDPYVSLLLLPDKNRGTKRKTSQKKRTLSPEFSERFEWELPLDEALRRKLDVSVKSSSSFMSRERELLGKVQLDLAETDLSQGAAQWYDLTDDKDKGSS from the exons ATGGAGCGCCCTCCTGGAGACAGCCCCAGCCCGGTGGACCAGCCCTGCGCTCCCTCCGACCCCCCTGACCGGCCCCCCACTGCTCACGCAAAGCTGGACCAGAGTTCTTCTGGGAACCAACCTGCCGGCCCAGGCGCGGCGGGTGAGGCCTTGGCGGTGCTGACTTCGTTCGGGCGGAGGTTGCTGGTGCTGGTACCGGTATACCTGGCCGGGGCAATGGGACTCAGCGTGGGTTTTGTGCTCTTCGGCCTCGCCCTCTACCTGGGCTGGCGCCGGGTACGCGAGGAGAAAGAACGGAGCCTTCGAGTAGCGCGGCAGCTGCTGGACGATGAGGAGCGGCTCACGGCGAAAACTCTTTACATGAGCCATCGAGAGCTACCTGCCTGG GTCAGCTTCCCGGACGTGGAGAAGGCTGAGTGGCTAAATAAG ATTGTGGCCCAGGTCTGGCCATTCCTGGGCCAGTATATGGAGAAGCTTTTGGCCCAAACTGTGGCCCCAGCTGTTCGAGGATCTAACCCCCACCTGCAAACATTTACATTTACACGAGTGGAACTGGGTGAAAAG CCACTGCGCATCCTAGGAGTCAAGGTTCACTCTGGTCAGAGGAAAGAACAGATCCTGCTGGACTTGAACATCAG CTACGTAGGTGATGTACAGATTGATGTGGAAGTGAAGAAATATTTCTGCAAAGCAGGAGTCAAGGGCATGCAG CTACATGGCGTCTTACGGGTGATTCTTGAACCGCTCATTGGGGACGTTCCTATCGTGGGGGCTGTGTCGATGTTCTTTATCCGACGCCCG ACCCTAGATATCAACTGGACAGGGATGACCAACCTGTTGGATATCCCAGGACTCAG CTCCCTCTCTGACACCATGATCATGGACTCCATCGCCGCCTTCCTTGTGTTGCCCAACCGATTACTGGTGCCCCTTGTGCCTGACCTTCAAGATGTGGCCCAGTTGCGTTCCCCTCTTCCCAGG GGCATTATTCGGATTCACCTGCTGGCTGCGCGAGGGCTGGGCTCCAAGGACAAATACGTAAAGGGCCTGATTGAGGGCAAGTCAGACCCCTACGCGCTCGTGCGCGTGGGCACCCAGACATTCTGCAGTCGCGTCATTGATGAGGAACTCAACCCCAAGTGGGGAGAGACTTATGAG GTGATGGTACATGAAGTCCCGGGACAGGAAATTGAGGTAGAGGTGTTTGACAAGGATCCAGACAAAGATGACTTTCTGGGCAG AATGAAGCTGGATGTAGGGAAAGTATTGCAGGCTGGAGTAATGGATGAA TGGTTCCCTCTACAAGGTGGGCAAGGTCAAGTTCACTTAAGGCTAGAATGGCTTTCCCTTTTGCCAGATGCAGAAAAACTGGAGCAG GTTCTACAGTGGAACCGAGGAGTCTCCTCGCGCCCAGAGCCCCCGTCCGCTGCCATCTTAGTCATCTACCTCGATCGGGCCCAGGATCTTCCT CTGAAGAAAGGGAACAAGGAGCCCAACCCCATGGTACAGCTGTCAATTCAGGATGTGACCCAGGAGAGCAAG GCTGTCTATAGCAGCAACTGCCCGGTGTGGGAGGAGGCCTTCCGGTTCTTCCTGCAAGACCCTCGAAGCCAGGAGCTCGATGTGCAG GTGAAGGATGACTCCAGGGCCCTGACTTTAGGGGCATTGACCCTTCCTCTGGCTCGCCTGCTGACTGCCTCTGAACTCACCCTGGACCAGTGGTTCCAGCTCAGCAGCTCTGGCCCCAACTCCCGGCTCTACATGAAACTTGTTATGAGG CTCTTGTACTTGGATTCATCAGAAGTGGGCTTCCCTGCTGTGCCTGGTACTCCTGGAGCTTGGGACCTGGACAACGAGAGCCCCCAGACAGGCAGCAGTGTGGATGTCCCACCTCGCCCCAGTCACACGACTCCTGACAGTAACTTTGGGACGGAG AATGTGCTTCGGATCCATGTGTTAGAGGCCCAGGACCTGATTGCCAAAGACCGTTTCTTGGGCGGATTAGTGAAGGGCAAGTCAGACCCCTATGTCAAACTAAAGCTGGCAGGACGAAGCTTCCGGAGCCGTGTTGTTCGGGAAGATCTCAATCCCCGTTGGAACGAGGTCTTTGAG GTGATCGTCACATCAATTCCAGGCCAAGAGCTAGAGGCTGAGGTTTTTGACAAGGACCTGGACAAGGATGACTTTTTGGGCAG GTGTAAAGTGAATCTCACCACAGTCCTAAACAATGGCTTCCTTGAGGAG TGGCTGACCCTGGAGGATGTCCCTTCTGGCCGCCTACACTTGCGTCTGGAGCGTCTGGCCCCCCGACCCACTGCTGCTGAGTTAGAGGAG GTGCTGCAGGTGAACAGTTTGATCCAGACTCAGAAGAGTGCAGAACTGGCAGCAGCCCTGCTGTCTGTCTACCTGGAGCGGGCTGAGGACCTGCCG CTCCGAAAAGGTACCAAACCTCCCAGCCCTTATGCTACGCTTGCTGTGGGAGATACTTCTCATAAAACTAAG ACTGTTTCCCAAACATCAGCCCCTGTCTGGGATGAGAGTGCCTCCTTTCTCATCAGGAAACCAAACACTGAGAGCCTGGAGTTGCAG GTTCGAGGCGAGGGGACTGGCGCACTGGGCTCGTTAGCCCTGCCCCTCTCCGAGCTCCTCGTGGCTGACGGGCTCTGCCTGGACCGCTGGTTTACACTCAGCAATGGTCAAGGGCAGGTGCTACTGAGAGCACAGCTCGGG ATCCTGGTGTCCCAGCACTCGGGGGTGGAGGctcacagccacagccacagctcCTCATCTCTCAGCGAAGAACCGGAGCTCTGGGGGGGTCTCCCTCACCTCACCTCCTCAGCCCCAGAGCTCCGGCAGCGCCTGACACATGGTGACAG CGCTATCTCGTCTTCCCACAGTCCCCCTGAGGCTCCAGCCGGGCCTCTGGGCCAGGTGAAACTGACCGTTTGGTACTACAGTGAAGAACGAAAGCTGGTCAGCATCGTTCACGGCTGCCG GGCCCTTCGGCAGAATGGACGGGATCCCCCCGACCCCTACGTGTCACTGTTGCTCCTGCCAGACAAGAACCGGGGCACCAAGAGGAAGACCTCACAGAAGAAGAGGACCCTAAGTCCTGAATTCAGTGAGCG GTTTGAGTGGGAACTGCCCCTGGATGAGGCCCTTCGGCGAAAGCTGGATGTCTCTGTGAAGTCTAGTTCCTCCTTCATGTCAAGAGAGCGTGAGCTGCTGGGGAAG GTGCAGCTGGACCTCGCCGAGACAGACCTTTCCCAGGGTGCAGCCCAGTG GTATGACCTCACGGATGACAAGGACAAAGGCAGCTCCTAG
- the ESYT1 gene encoding extended synaptotagmin-1 isoform X4, whose translation MERPPGDSPSPVDQPCAPSDPPDRPPTAHAKLDQSSSGNQPAGPGAAGEALAVLTSFGRRLLVLVPVYLAGAMGLSVGFVLFGLALYLGWRRVREEKERSLRVARQLLDDEERLTAKTLYMSHRELPAWVSFPDVEKAEWLNKIVAQVWPFLGQYMEKLLAQTVAPAVRGSNPHLQTFTFTRVELGEKPLRILGVKVHSGQRKEQILLDLNISYVGDVQIDVEVKKYFCKAGVKGMQLHGVLRVILEPLIGDVPIVGAVSMFFIRRPTLDINWTGMTNLLDIPGLSSLSDTMIMDSIAAFLVLPNRLLVPLVPDLQDVAQLRSPLPRGIIRIHLLAARGLGSKDKYVKGLIEGKSDPYALVRVGTQTFCSRVIDEELNPKWGETYEVMVHEVPGQEIEVEVFDKDPDKDDFLGRMKLDVGKVLQAGVMDEWFPLQGGQGQVHLRLEWLSLLPDAEKLEQVLQWNRGVSSRPEPPSAAILVIYLDRAQDLPLKKGNKEPNPMVQLSIQDVTQESKAVYSSNCPVWEEAFRFFLQDPRSQELDVQVKDDSRALTLGALTLPLARLLTASELTLDQWFQLSSSGPNSRLYMKLVMRLLYLDSSEVGFPAVPGTPGAWDLDNESPQTGSSVDVPPRPSHTTPDSNFGTENVLRIHVLEAQDLIAKDRFLGGLVKGKSDPYVKLKLAGRSFRSRVVREDLNPRWNEVFEVIVTSIPGQELEAEVFDKDLDKDDFLGRCKVNLTTVLNNGFLEEWLTLEDVPSGRLHLRLERLAPRPTAAELEEVLQVNSLIQTQKSAELAAALLSVYLERAEDLPLRKGTKPPSPYATLAVGDTSHKTKTVSQTSAPVWDESASFLIRKPNTESLELQVRGEGTGALGSLALPLSELLVADGLCLDRWFTLSNGQGQVLLRAQLGILVSQHSGVEAHSHSHSSSSLSEEPELWGGLPHLTSSAPELRQRLTHGDSPPEAPAGPLGQVKLTVWYYSEERKLVSIVHGCRALRQNGRDPPDPYVSLLLLPDKNRGTKRKTSQKKRTLSPEFSERFEWELPLDEALRRKLDVSVKSSSSFMSRERELLGKVQLDLAETDLSQGAAQWYDLTDDKDKGSS comes from the exons ATGGAGCGCCCTCCTGGAGACAGCCCCAGCCCGGTGGACCAGCCCTGCGCTCCCTCCGACCCCCCTGACCGGCCCCCCACTGCTCACGCAAAGCTGGACCAGAGTTCTTCTGGGAACCAACCTGCCGGCCCAGGCGCGGCGGGTGAGGCCTTGGCGGTGCTGACTTCGTTCGGGCGGAGGTTGCTGGTGCTGGTACCGGTATACCTGGCCGGGGCAATGGGACTCAGCGTGGGTTTTGTGCTCTTCGGCCTCGCCCTCTACCTGGGCTGGCGCCGGGTACGCGAGGAGAAAGAACGGAGCCTTCGAGTAGCGCGGCAGCTGCTGGACGATGAGGAGCGGCTCACGGCGAAAACTCTTTACATGAGCCATCGAGAGCTACCTGCCTGG GTCAGCTTCCCGGACGTGGAGAAGGCTGAGTGGCTAAATAAG ATTGTGGCCCAGGTCTGGCCATTCCTGGGCCAGTATATGGAGAAGCTTTTGGCCCAAACTGTGGCCCCAGCTGTTCGAGGATCTAACCCCCACCTGCAAACATTTACATTTACACGAGTGGAACTGGGTGAAAAG CCACTGCGCATCCTAGGAGTCAAGGTTCACTCTGGTCAGAGGAAAGAACAGATCCTGCTGGACTTGAACATCAG CTACGTAGGTGATGTACAGATTGATGTGGAAGTGAAGAAATATTTCTGCAAAGCAGGAGTCAAGGGCATGCAG CTACATGGCGTCTTACGGGTGATTCTTGAACCGCTCATTGGGGACGTTCCTATCGTGGGGGCTGTGTCGATGTTCTTTATCCGACGCCCG ACCCTAGATATCAACTGGACAGGGATGACCAACCTGTTGGATATCCCAGGACTCAG CTCCCTCTCTGACACCATGATCATGGACTCCATCGCCGCCTTCCTTGTGTTGCCCAACCGATTACTGGTGCCCCTTGTGCCTGACCTTCAAGATGTGGCCCAGTTGCGTTCCCCTCTTCCCAGG GGCATTATTCGGATTCACCTGCTGGCTGCGCGAGGGCTGGGCTCCAAGGACAAATACGTAAAGGGCCTGATTGAGGGCAAGTCAGACCCCTACGCGCTCGTGCGCGTGGGCACCCAGACATTCTGCAGTCGCGTCATTGATGAGGAACTCAACCCCAAGTGGGGAGAGACTTATGAG GTGATGGTACATGAAGTCCCGGGACAGGAAATTGAGGTAGAGGTGTTTGACAAGGATCCAGACAAAGATGACTTTCTGGGCAG AATGAAGCTGGATGTAGGGAAAGTATTGCAGGCTGGAGTAATGGATGAA TGGTTCCCTCTACAAGGTGGGCAAGGTCAAGTTCACTTAAGGCTAGAATGGCTTTCCCTTTTGCCAGATGCAGAAAAACTGGAGCAG GTTCTACAGTGGAACCGAGGAGTCTCCTCGCGCCCAGAGCCCCCGTCCGCTGCCATCTTAGTCATCTACCTCGATCGGGCCCAGGATCTTCCT CTGAAGAAAGGGAACAAGGAGCCCAACCCCATGGTACAGCTGTCAATTCAGGATGTGACCCAGGAGAGCAAG GCTGTCTATAGCAGCAACTGCCCGGTGTGGGAGGAGGCCTTCCGGTTCTTCCTGCAAGACCCTCGAAGCCAGGAGCTCGATGTGCAG GTGAAGGATGACTCCAGGGCCCTGACTTTAGGGGCATTGACCCTTCCTCTGGCTCGCCTGCTGACTGCCTCTGAACTCACCCTGGACCAGTGGTTCCAGCTCAGCAGCTCTGGCCCCAACTCCCGGCTCTACATGAAACTTGTTATGAGG CTCTTGTACTTGGATTCATCAGAAGTGGGCTTCCCTGCTGTGCCTGGTACTCCTGGAGCTTGGGACCTGGACAACGAGAGCCCCCAGACAGGCAGCAGTGTGGATGTCCCACCTCGCCCCAGTCACACGACTCCTGACAGTAACTTTGGGACGGAG AATGTGCTTCGGATCCATGTGTTAGAGGCCCAGGACCTGATTGCCAAAGACCGTTTCTTGGGCGGATTAGTGAAGGGCAAGTCAGACCCCTATGTCAAACTAAAGCTGGCAGGACGAAGCTTCCGGAGCCGTGTTGTTCGGGAAGATCTCAATCCCCGTTGGAACGAGGTCTTTGAG GTGATCGTCACATCAATTCCAGGCCAAGAGCTAGAGGCTGAGGTTTTTGACAAGGACCTGGACAAGGATGACTTTTTGGGCAG GTGTAAAGTGAATCTCACCACAGTCCTAAACAATGGCTTCCTTGAGGAG TGGCTGACCCTGGAGGATGTCCCTTCTGGCCGCCTACACTTGCGTCTGGAGCGTCTGGCCCCCCGACCCACTGCTGCTGAGTTAGAGGAG GTGCTGCAGGTGAACAGTTTGATCCAGACTCAGAAGAGTGCAGAACTGGCAGCAGCCCTGCTGTCTGTCTACCTGGAGCGGGCTGAGGACCTGCCG CTCCGAAAAGGTACCAAACCTCCCAGCCCTTATGCTACGCTTGCTGTGGGAGATACTTCTCATAAAACTAAG ACTGTTTCCCAAACATCAGCCCCTGTCTGGGATGAGAGTGCCTCCTTTCTCATCAGGAAACCAAACACTGAGAGCCTGGAGTTGCAG GTTCGAGGCGAGGGGACTGGCGCACTGGGCTCGTTAGCCCTGCCCCTCTCCGAGCTCCTCGTGGCTGACGGGCTCTGCCTGGACCGCTGGTTTACACTCAGCAATGGTCAAGGGCAGGTGCTACTGAGAGCACAGCTCGGG ATCCTGGTGTCCCAGCACTCGGGGGTGGAGGctcacagccacagccacagctcCTCATCTCTCAGCGAAGAACCGGAGCTCTGGGGGGGTCTCCCTCACCTCACCTCCTCAGCCCCAGAGCTCCGGCAGCGCCTGACACATGGTGACAG TCCCCCTGAGGCTCCAGCCGGGCCTCTGGGCCAGGTGAAACTGACCGTTTGGTACTACAGTGAAGAACGAAAGCTGGTCAGCATCGTTCACGGCTGCCG GGCCCTTCGGCAGAATGGACGGGATCCCCCCGACCCCTACGTGTCACTGTTGCTCCTGCCAGACAAGAACCGGGGCACCAAGAGGAAGACCTCACAGAAGAAGAGGACCCTAAGTCCTGAATTCAGTGAGCG GTTTGAGTGGGAACTGCCCCTGGATGAGGCCCTTCGGCGAAAGCTGGATGTCTCTGTGAAGTCTAGTTCCTCCTTCATGTCAAGAGAGCGTGAGCTGCTGGGGAAG GTGCAGCTGGACCTCGCCGAGACAGACCTTTCCCAGGGTGCAGCCCAGTG GTATGACCTCACGGATGACAAGGACAAAGGCAGCTCCTAG